The Dreissena polymorpha isolate Duluth1 chromosome 10, UMN_Dpol_1.0, whole genome shotgun sequence genome includes a region encoding these proteins:
- the LOC127847217 gene encoding uncharacterized protein LOC127847217, with protein MGVHCCDKTTKRAKEGHRCSFKVTMSMRVETVGMWQIEVKGQHVPAIVEWGPPKKNLLKTTEMKERLKDVDIQAITARKLALQVVGTHWSPSDQALLNRTLFGAACQPNKRQIENYLYQQRKKIHKTVSLVPYADSDNDDGDDSDNDDGDGTAYGLV; from the exons ATGGGCGTTCACT GCTGTGACAAGACAACTAAGAGGGCGAAGGAGGGGCATCGATGCTCCTTCAAAGTAACGATGTCTATGAGGGTAGAGACGGTGGGGATGTGGCAAATTGAGGTCAAAGGGCAACACGTCCCTGCCATAGTTGAGTGGGGTCCTCCGAAAAAGAACTTGCTGAAAACTACAGAG ATGAAGGAAAGACTCAAAGATGTGGACATTCAGGCCATAACAGCAAGAAAACTGGCGCTACAAGTTGTTGGGACCCATTGGTCACCGTCAGACCAGGCGCTACTGAATAGAACTTTATTTGGCGCTGCATGTCAGCCCAACAAACGCCAGATTGAGAATTATTTGTACCAACAAAGAAAAAAGATCCACAAGACTGTGTCTTTGGTGCCCTACGCTGACTCGgacaatgatgatggtgatgactcggacaatgatgatggtgatggcaCTGCCTATGGGCTGGTTTAA